The following nucleotide sequence is from Emys orbicularis isolate rEmyOrb1 chromosome 21, rEmyOrb1.hap1, whole genome shotgun sequence.
GGATCGGGGAGCTGGCGGTGAACCCCCTGGGGGACCGGATCATCAACGCCTTCTTCAAGGAGGGGTGAGTACCCCCAGCCCCAATcgatggtgggggcagggagcttccAGCGGCCTGGCTCTGCAGCGTGGAGGGTGCAGGCTGCAGGGTATGTCACTCGCTGCTGGGGGGCGCCAGAGCTCACAGGCCGCAGAGCATCACAGGGGACCCCGCGGAGCCCAACGGGGACTGGGTGCTGCAGCGTGCAGAGCAGTGTGGCCTCTGTGGCAAAGGCATGCGTGGTCCTCCTTCGCTCCCTGCTGTATGGATCCCCGTGTACACAGCCCTCAcgccccgccccagaggcagctgcatctcagcactagGTGAGGGCTCCCTGTATAAACAACCCTGGTGCCCCACCCTAGAAGTGGCTGCACCTTAGTGCTGGGCGGTGcggggtccctgtataaacagcccccatgTCCCGCCTGAGAGCCGGCTGCATCTCTCTGTATAAACAGCCCTGTGCCccgccccagagatggctgcattgcAGTGCTGGgcaaggggtccctgtataaacagcacccatgccccaccccagaggtggccgcatctcagcgccgggcgagagctccctgtataaacagctgtGGTGCGCCTGGCAGCCTGCGCTGCTGCACTGGTTATTAGTCAAATCTCCCGTCCCCCGCCGCAGGGAAGAGCTCACCGATTTCCGATCCTTCATCCGGGTCCTGGCCCATTTCCGGCCCGTGGAGGAAGGAAAGTCCAAGGAGACTGGTCGCCCGGAGCCCATGAACAGCCGACTCCGAAAGCTGCAGTGTGAGTAGTGGGGCTGGTGCGGGGAGGGAAGCCTAGGGggctgccccccacaccccactgctGAGGCAAGTCACTGGGGCCCCTTGGTGACAAGGGGAGGAGGAGCCAGATGAGGGGTTGTGGCATTATGGGGCCTGCATGGGAGGAGAAGGTACCACTGACCTCTGGCCAGAGGGCATTTGGAGTGGGGGGTGAGGAAGGCATGTGGGAGGGGTGCTAGGTGTGGAGAactgggaggggcagtggggtgggggcacccAGGGGCATGTGGAGGGGTGCTGAGGTGGGGTGGAACTGACAGAACTGGGGGGTGGGCCATGCAGAGATATGTGGAGGGGTGCTGGGGTGGAAGCATgcatggggaggaggcagagggtacccaggcagggccgggccACAGGCATATGGAGGGGTGTTGGGCTAGGGGGGACATGGGAGCATGTAGGGCTCTAAGGGGGTCAGGGGGAGgttggggctgatgggggggatCATTTCCCTGCTCCGATCCCAGCGCTGACACCAATCTGGGTTGCGAAGTTGCTTTTCAGCTCTATGACCAGGACAGTGACGGGAAGATCTCCCGGGACGAGATGCTGCAGGTAATGAGCGTGCATGAGCGTGCGAGGGGCTGGGGAGTGTgcaaagagagaggaggaggaacttGGGGTGAGCATGCGCACGAGGCTGGAGAGTGAGTGTGCAAGGTGACTGTGCGAGGCCGGCACTGCCCCTGTCTCCACCTGAGGGCCCCCAGAGATGgaatccctcctcccctccctcagtggcagCCCCAGGGGTGGGCGGGGCAAGGGGCGGGGCCATCACTGTCTcctcccctccaggtgctgcgGCTGATGGTTGGCATCCAGGTGACGGAGGAGCAGCTGGTGTGCATCGCCGAGCGCACCATCCAGGAGGCCGATCAGGACGGTGATGGCGCCATCTCCTTCGAGGAGTTTGCCACGGTGGGGCAGGGTGTAGAGCcggggggcaaggggtggggttgATTGTCTAGAGGGGAGCGGTGAGGCCTGGTGGAGGATGGAATATTAGGTGTATTAATGTAGCGCCTGGGGCCACAACTGAGTGAGAGACCGTCTAGCGAGACCAAGGAGGGACCATTATCCCCGTTGAacaggaagggaaactgaggcacgggaggcTAACAGCATTGGGAATTGAGTACGAGCCCAGGGCTTTAGCTGCGTGGCcgggccccccgcccccaaggacCCTTGGCGGTTGTCTGGGTGGGAGGTGGTTACGGCCCGGGACTGGCCATGTTTCTGATGTCCTTGTTTCCCCGCAGTCAGTGGAGAAGCTGAATATCGAGC
It contains:
- the CHP2 gene encoding calcineurin B homologous protein 2 codes for the protein MGCQNSHPSAIPELEEIMRETGFSQASVVRLYDRFQALDKQQKGYLSKYDLQGIGELAVNPLGDRIINAFFKEGEELTDFRSFIRVLAHFRPVEEGKSKETGRPEPMNSRLRKLQFAFQLYDQDSDGKISRDEMLQVLRLMVGIQVTEEQLVCIAERTIQEADQDGDGAISFEEFATSVEKLNIEQRMSLRLLK